From the genome of Amyelois transitella isolate CPQ chromosome 14, ilAmyTran1.1, whole genome shotgun sequence:
GGTCTCGAATTTGCGCGCGCGCATCATTTAACTGCACGGCTAGTTTGTCGCATTGTCGCGCGAGTTTCTTGCTGCGACCGACTGCTTCGTCCCTTTCAGCTTGCATTACAGCGCGGACTCTGGAGCTTTCTTCCTGGATAGGGatgaaatttactttaaaaaaagactaaacccctctttttgttatttaattttaatcgttatgtaaatacttaaatgtTCTTTtaccataagaaaaaaataaaaacatcccAACCGTCCAATATCTATCTCTTACCGCCGTCCGGTTGATGCAGTTGTCCTAACCATTTTATCTATAGAAACGtgtgtaagtattatttataagcagcacattttaaaacaatggtCCAGTAGGCTTCTTGTTCTTAATACTAACGTTCTTACACGCATTTGCCATTATCATTGTCTTTGCTTGCTGTGAACtacataaataactttaatctaGATTTCTGTCGATATCTTCATACGAGTAATTTATGACGAGAACCTAGACCTAGAATTACTTACTGCGAATTctaatgaatatttaatagaTGTCTTGGATGGACAAGAAGATTACCTCCTGATTGAACATTAAGCAAACAGTAGATAGTTGCATTTATAAtcctatttaattaaaaagatatttctTCAACTACAAAGAAGACAACCACGCAGAATAATaacttcataaatataaaagtttgcATAAATTAAGCAGtcaaaattaagtacaaatCGCCCTTTTCGGTTTCCGGTACATAAAATGCAATATTCTTTTTACCAAAAAAGAGccaaaacttaattaaatacttagattTTAGTCTGGTCCATATCTTGTAGATTTTAAATCGTGGTAACatgaataactttaaaaacagTTCTTCCTTATTTCAATTGTATAAAGTCTATCATTAACTCGTGCGTGAAGCGCAAATCACGAATTCTTCATAGActattcttaaattatttggcctttatttaataactaaataaggtataattgAACTTGTGTActttagaaatataaatcagtgataataatttgtagTGTAGGGTGTCAGTTATTGTAGCTGTCGTTGAGGAAaagtaagtatgtacctacacaggttttataatacctaatgatagtattaattaaacgtaaaataaaacacaaacatGATTATAATTGGTAAtttgtctacccggcaagggatatagatgtgattgtatgtataattttagaaCCTTTGAAGATGCtgaaaattcatatttttgtataagttgAAAGGCAAAAGTGCGCTATAATAATTATCACCTTGATAACGagataagtattaaaaaaaattgcaaatgaTAGAAACGGTGTGGAAACACCGCTATTTCTTGTGATAAAATGTAAACGATTCACTCATTATTCAGTCGTTTACCAATTACAAGTAcgacaaaatagaatagacgTGTTGGCGTTATTACcgtctaaattaaattatgccAAATATCCCTCCCGATCAGAAAGTGTTAGTAGTAAAACGTCAAATAAAACGAAACGTCTAATGAGCAAATGTTTTCTTCTTTGGTTTCACACAGATCCATATATGTCAACATACCAGAAGTGAGAAATTCAGCTTATATAGAATGAGTTCACAGATTACTTGGATAGCTAAGTTTGGATTTTTTGATTGTTGCACTAGGTGGAAGAGATTGTTCCCgtagtcgcctgttacgatatccacgggaTACGAACTCCTTTTCCAACATGCCGGTGACCATAACACAAAGGTCACTTTCAAGTTcgttttgtattaatttttataatttgttcctTGTTTTAGTGGAGTAGTGGATTCCCACACGTTTTTAGCTGATCATCGAAATTCACTAACGTGGTAtatttacataggtacctatacgAAGTGATAAGCGATGTTTTTGagaaacatattaaaattatatctctatcccttacgggatagacagagccaacattctccAAAAAagacggccacgttcagctgtacggcttaatgatattttcTGACATAAGTCTGAAATAATTACCTgtgaagtaaataaaaaataataaacatacctgAATACTCAATTTACGTCGTAACAAATCCAAATGAAGATCTTTCCTCTGCAGTTGTTCTCTTAGAATTCTTATACGTCTCTGTAGTTGGTAAACTACGGCTGTCTGCAAATAAAATCGTAAGCACCTCGAGTTATTGCACAAATATTTGGCAACAATTTATACGAATGAGTTGTCATTAATCTATGGGGATGGTGCGATTTTTCTGTCAATAATATGCCCAAACAAACAAGCTAGTGAGTGAAAATGACAATAGgtgttaataaattaactacaTAGTATATGGTAATGTTTCATAAATTCGAGTCAAATACGTATATACTTTAGGAACATTAATTTACCTTTTGTGAAGAAACATTTGAAGAGGCCACTACTACAAGTGTATTTTGATGAATAGGTATACCAAATAATGAGTACATGAAAATCGactgataattttttatacggTCAGCACTAATTATACTTGAATGAATACCATTTCAAGACCTAATTAACCTCTGCATCTACTATTGATTAGCTAGCCACTAAGCgttaaaacaataacagtAATTAGTGGATAAAGGTATTGATTGCAATTTAAATACCCAAATATACTAGGTCGGTAATGTCATGCCAATTCGGAATGATACAAATCTTACTTCTTTGAGATAAGGCAAATCATGGAATGACCTTTCTCTTCGTAGCCGCGGCAGGGTGCCATAGTATCCGTAATATAGCATCTATGTACACAAAACACACACTCATTAAACacaaattatatacaaaaacaCTTATCTACAACAGACAAATAGAATACCAGTTATATGCGTAGGCAAAAAATACtcgcacaaatataaatattataactgtACAATCACAATAAGCGAGTTGCTTCAGATATAGTACAGAGTGTAGATTTTATTTCCTCGATAAAACAATCAAccgataaataattttaatggctTTCGATATAAAGGTTAAGTGTAAGTATTAAGGAAGACGACATACACTTGTTAACTCCCAATGAGATGAAATGCATCCTGAACGCCTACCGTCGTGTCcatactttaaaattacatgtACCACtttttctttagaaaatttaCAAGAGCCTATCGTCTTATTGACAGTGACAATTTAATTCTAGCATTTaccataatattaaataacttaattatgataaattaatttttaaattgtaaagcCTTTTTGCAAGTATGGCTTCCTTTcttaagatatttttgtacTTAACTCTACTGAATATTTACAAGGAAAACATACAATACACTTAAGAGTCCGggcgtatttttttataaagatccTACGAAAAGTCTAgccagaaaaatatttaggcCTTATAGTAcctaaaactaataataaacattgtaCAACTATTATATTACCTTAATTTGTGCAATCGTTGTTAGTGATCTAATAGACACCGAAGTTTAGATtgctttacattttaatttgaattacgAGTATCATAGCCCTAGACCAGTCCAGTTTTAGAtcgacacaaaaaaaaatatatcatcaaTCCTAAATTTGTTATCGAAGCTCAGGACTGTTTTAGGATTGCAGCACCAACCaacctacaattttttttaatcacatcggATCTAAGTTGCAAAACACCCTATACACAGGACATTTGCTGGTCAGGCCAGCGAAGCCCGGCCCCACTGACCTTGTCAACAATTTTATCGCTCTCAAGTCTAGCAAGTTGCTCGGCGCGGTGCATTATCGACTCAGTGTGCAGCTCTATGCCGATGTCCTGCGTCAACTCATCCATATTTAGCGTTCTGCCCAGACGCTCAAGGAATGCTACAAACtgtaacaacaataaaattacaaacaatttttttcgcGCCCATGTTTCcgtattaatattagtttggaaTTACGTTTACTGATTTTGACGCACTAATATAATCGAGTACgtatactcgtataagtaATGTTATGATAAGTATGTGCCAGCTACTTCTCCAATGCAGATTTTAGGGAATGGTAATCAATGGGAAGGGTAAATaactttgtattatttttttatatgatttggTAGGAACTTGTCATctcaatttaaattccatcatgaagctatTATGCTGAAAGTCCTCTTTTGAACTTTTCGAGATTTTTGGCTatataagggataaagacacaTGTTTtgatcttattttaatttaaagaatctacatatatttattttattttaaagatccGGTCAATGTTATAAAGAAATACCTCCAAgcgcaaaaatatgaatattcttTTCTACATAGGTAGACTTACATTTGCTTTGTCTTTCCTTAGGCTATCTCTAGAAAGTTCCATAGCGTTGAGCTCGGCTTCTAATTTGTGAACCTTGGCTTCCAGCATGTTCCTCTCGTCTTCTAGGATACGGACCCGGGTGGTGGCCTGGTCGTGCAGGTGAGCTGTTCTACTTAATTGCTGGGATTCAGCCGCTAACTTGTCGCGAAGTGCTTCGATTTGCTGTCATAATTTAATGAAGGAATGAAATTCTCTGTAGTatgttagaaaaaaattacatgtcGATTTAGGTCATGCGGAATAGGCGGCCTTATCACATTATGCATTCCTTAATGATTTTTGATATTATAGGTTAATAACGATGATATTTAAAAGACGTCAGGATTATGGAAACTTGGATTAACCTGACGTAGACCTAACATCTGAGTTAAACTAAAACCCTACATAATATATTCAACATTAAGGTAGGAATATTTGTTAGAACATCTTGTTCGAACAAATATTTCTCACCAACGCCCCTATAGAATaaagcaaaatataatttaataggcACTCACCACGGCCCTATCTTTGTTTTCACTCAATAGTTCGCGTATCCGATCCTTGATAGTGCTCTCGTGAGCTTCCACAAACCGAGTGGGCAGGCTCAACAAGATTGCGAGGGATTCCATCGTGTTCCGAAATTCTGCCTGAAGTCTTTGGTATTTTTCTTCTCTGTGTCTAAGGTCCtctaaaacatattaaatagGTTAGATCTGTTTCTTTATGTACTTAACATTATAAAGTACCTAATAGCTTAAAAAGggcttaataaaaataactataatattttactaagATATTTCGATTTCATTATGTACCCACCTAGTAAaaggaataattaattatattacctTTCAGTTGTATAATAATGGATTCATTCTGATTTACGTTGTCGGTTACCACGTTAAGGTTTTTAGAACAATGCGATAATTTCTCTCGTGCTTCGTGTAATTCTCTTTCCAAAACCCTATTAGAGACAGACAAGGACTCTTTCTCTTGTTTGAGCCTTTCAATATCTAATAATTGAGAGGATAGTTGACGCTGTAACATTTCTTTGTCAGAATTTGCTCTTTCCAAAGCATCTCTGCAACTTCTTAAATCTTGTTCCACCGTTGATAAGTTATCAGTAGTGTtcatgcatttatttttaagtctgGTGATTTCTTGAACAAGTTCGGCGGCCTTGATGATAAGAGTTTCAGGGGAGTGACTGTGAGTGGTGTCGCAAAAATCGAACTCCAAAGCTGCAGAAAGCCTCCGCACCAAGTCGTGAAACTGGCAGCGGGCATTCTCTTTCTGTTGTTCCTCATTGTGACACTCCAACTCTAGGGATCGGAGCTTTTTTTCTAAATCCTTTATTTTCTCTTCACAGTAACGGTTGTCAC
Proteins encoded in this window:
- the LOC132902520 gene encoding coiled-coil domain-containing protein 170-like, whose amino-acid sequence is MDDEKSKEEIEDWKVYEALCSKSPTEDMEADVANDVVTALRSDLAGLQYKRDKLISENTDLKNQMLSRDQRILEQQVEIDHLREQNARQSAVISSLRKKIQDLEDIQRSLQTSQGRSEVTVQTLQRDNRYCEEKIKDLEKKLRSLELECHNEEQQKENARCQFHDLVRRLSAALEFDFCDTTHSHSPETLIIKAAELVQEITRLKNKCMNTTDNLSTVEQDLRSCRDALERANSDKEMLQRQLSSQLLDIERLKQEKESLSVSNRVLERELHEAREKLSHCSKNLNVVTDNVNQNESIIIQLKEDLRHREEKYQRLQAEFRNTMESLAILLSLPTRFVEAHESTIKDRIRELLSENKDRAVQIEALRDKLAAESQQLSRTAHLHDQATTRVRILEDERNMLEAKVHKLEAELNAMELSRDSLRKDKANFVAFLERLGRTLNMDELTQDIGIELHTESIMHRAEQLARLESDKIVDKMLYYGYYGTLPRLRRERSFHDLPYLKETAVVYQLQRRIRILREQLQRKDLHLDLLRRKLSIQEESSRVRAVMQAERDEAVGRSKKLARQCDKLAVQLNDARAQIRDLNAQLADAAEYKITSLERARKIEELQKKLEEADLLRARYNRKVNVLKDQVRATGETFEQERTTTEHQISMLRDDLARTKESLVECQRREAQLLSFRHSIAKLLGILVPASVSDFEMVSRLQKLIDAHHDFTVVSRRYDDPTLLRASSRSPPPSRCRTRTPDRSLRYDDSGYADPAFELDDELYKARAGL